One genomic window of Serinus canaria isolate serCan28SL12 chromosome 4, serCan2020, whole genome shotgun sequence includes the following:
- the ALB gene encoding albumin, translating into MKWLTLISLVFLLSSARSRNLQRTARDADHKSPIAHRFNDLKEETFKAVAMITFAQYLQRCSYEGLSKLVKDVVDLAHKCVANEDAPECSKPLPTIFLDEICQVDKLRDSYGSMADCCGKADPERNQCFLSFKVQHPDFIQPYQRPAADVICNEYKDHRVQLLGNFVYTVARRNPFLHAPAILGLAAEYENALKSCCSESDVGACLDAKAAVIKERAKKIDVKQQHECRILDKYGERTFQASKLVRMSQKYPKAPFAELVKMVHEVKDVYRECCEGDMVECVDDWSELVASLCSKQDVLSSKLKPCCELPAVERTKCIMETEFDDKPDNLPSLVEKYIQDKEVCKTYEANHDAFLSEFVYEYARRHPEYSTQLVMRITKAYESLLDKCCKTDNPAECYGNAQEEENKHVKETEDVVKTNCELFNTHGEADFLKGLLVRYTQKMPQVSTETLLEIGKKMTGVGKKCCSLPEDKRMSCSEHYLSIIIEDMCKRQESTPINEQVSQCCNELYSYRRPCFTAMGVDTKYVPPAFDPMMFNFDEKLCTAPPAEREAGQLKMLVNLVKRKPQMTEEQIKTIGQSFTAMVDKCCKQADIEGCLGEEGASLIVQSRAILGIGA; encoded by the exons ACCACAAGAGCCCGATCGCCCACCGCTTCAACGACCTGAAGGAAGAGACCTTTAAGGCAGT TGCCATGATCACCTTTGCCCAGTACCTCCAGAGATGTTCCTATGAAGGGCTGTCTAAGCTGGTGAAGGATGTGGTTGATTTGGCACACAAGTGTGTGGCCAACGAGGATGCTCCTGAGTGCTCAAAACCACTG CCCACCATTTTCCTGGATGAAATCTGCCAAGTTGACAAGCTCCGTGACTCATACGGCAGCATGGCTGACTGCTGTGGTAAGGCTGATCCCGAGAGAAACCAGTGCTTCCTGTCCTTCAAAGTGCAGCACCCAGACTTCATCCAGCCCTACCAGAGACCAGCTGCTGATGTCATCTGCAATGAGTACAAGGACCACCgggtgcagctcctgggaaa tTTCGTCTACACTGTTGCAAGAAGAAACCCCTTCCTGCACGCCCCAGCGATCCTGGGCCTGGCTGCTGAGTATGAAAACGCACTTAAAAGCTGCTGTTCAGAGAGTGACGTTGGTGCTTGCTTGGATGCAAAG GCAGCTGTTATCAAGGAAAGAGCCAAGAAGATAGATGTGAAGCAGCAGCACGAATGTAGAATCCTTGACAAGTATGGTGAGAGGACTTTCCAAGCAAG CAAACTCGTTCGTATGAGCCAGAAATACCCCAAGGCTCCCTTTGCCGAACTTGTGAAGATGGTCCACGAAGTGAAGGATGTCTACAGAGAGTGCTGCGAGGGGGACATGGTGGAGTGCGTGGATGACTGG TCAGAGCTCGTCGCCTCTTTGTGCTCTAAACAAGATGTTTTGTCAAGTAAACTCAAGCCCTGCTGCGAGCTGCCAGCTGTGGAAAGGACCAAGTGCATCATGGAGACAGAGTTTGACGACAAACCCGACAACCTTCCTTCACTAGTTGAAAAATACATTCAGGATAAGGAAGTGTGTAAAACCTATGAGGCAAACCACGATGCATTCCTGTCAGA GTTTGTTTATGAATATGCACGAAGACACCCCGAGTACTCCACGCAGCTGGTTATGAGGATCACTAAGGCATATGAATCACTCCTGGATAAGTGCTGCAAGACAGACAACCCTGCTGAGTGCTACGGGAACGCT CAAGAGGAAGAGAACAAGCATGTCAAGGAAACCGAGGATGTGGTGAAGACCAACTGTGAGCTGTTCAATACCCACGGCGAGGCAGACTTCCTGAAAGG ACTTCTGGTCCGCTACACCCAGAAAATGCCTCAGGTATCAACTGAGACCTTGCTTGAAATCGGCAAGAAAATGACAGGGGTTGGCAAAAAGTGCTGCAGTCTTCCTGAGGACAAACGCATGTCTTGTTCTGAGCACTAC CTGAGCATCATCATTGAAGACATGTGCAAGCGACAGGAGAGCACCCCAATCAACGAGCAGGTTTCCCAGTGCTGCAACGAGCTCTACTCGTACAGGAGACCGTGTTTCACTGCCATGGGCGTAGACACCAAATACGTGCCGCCAGCATTCGACCCCATGATGTTCAACTTCGATGAGAAGCTGTGCACTGCTCCCCCGGCTGAGCGCGAAGCAGGGCAGCTGAA AATGCTCGTCAACCTCGTCAAGCGCAAGCCCCAAATGACAGAAGAACAAATCAAGACAATTGGTCAGAGTTTCACTGCCATGGTGGATAAGTGCTGCAAACAGGCAGATATTGAAGGGTGTCTTGGAGAAGAG GGTGCTTCCCTGATAGTCCAGAGCAGAGCCATACTAGGAATTGGTGCCTAA